TGTTGCTCCATTGTTAATGGTAGTTGGGTTCGCAGTGATAGTTAAAACTAACCACTTAGTAACAGTTGCACCTACAACTCTTCCAGCAGCAACTGGATCGGTTCCATTAAAATTAGTACCCCACCAGTTATACTCCGCATTACAGTAAGAAACACTATTGTATATATCATTTTGAGTGTTTCCTACAATTTGACAGAAACTCATAGTCACAGTACCCCTAGCACTATTGTAGATAGCTCCACCACGATAACTTGCTGTGTTGTTATTAAAAGTACTACTTGTTACCGTCAAATTACCATAATTGGCGATAGCTCCACCCAAATCAGCAGTGTTGTTAGTAAAAGTACTGCATGATACAGTCAAATTACCATCCATATTGATGATAGCTCCACCATTACCACCTCCACTAGCAGCCCCATTAGCAATATTGTTGTTGAAAGTACTGCCAGTTACAGTCAAATTACCATAATTGTTGAAAATAGCTCCACCAATATTACCCTGGTAAAGAACTCCATCCTGTGCTGTGTTGTTAGTAAAAGTACTACCAGTTACAGTCAAATTACTATAATTGTTATAGATAGCTCCACCATTATTAGGTGCTGTATTGTTAATGAAATCACTGTCAGTTACCGTAAGAGCCCAATTATTGTAGATAGCTCCACCCAAATCAGCGGTATTGTTAGTAAAAGTACTACTTGTTACAGTTAAATTACCTTCATTATAGATAGCTCCACCATCACCAGTTGCGGTATTGTTAGTAAAAGTACACTCTGTTACAGTTAAATTACCATAATTGTGTATAGCTCCACCATAATCATTATTTCCATTAGTTAATGTCAGATTGTTGAGTTTTACGTTGATTCCAGGATTTATAGTGAATATCCCGTTGGTGCCGGTTCCATTTATGATGGTACCGGTTTGACTTTCTCCATTAATAGTCATGTTCTTATTAATATTGATCCCTGTGTTTTTAACTCCGTTGTATTGTCCGTTAGCTATGTTTACTATTCCATTAGTGTTTACAGTTCCTGTAGCGTTTAAAATAGTTTTTTTAGCGGTTAACCAGTCGGAACCATCGTTATCATCGTTTCCTCCGGTATCATTAACATAGATAGTGTCACCAGCGGCGGATACATCGTTAATACCCATGGTGAAAACCAGAGCTAATGCTAAAAGCAGCAAAGGTAGCAAAGTTTTGGTCATTTTGAATGAAATTATTTTGTTTGTCACGTTTCTTTTTCACCTTCTTTTACAATTATTTCAAAATTTATTAAATTCATTTTTTTTATTAAATAATCTTTAAACTGAGTTTATTAAATGATTTAGAGTAGAAAAATAAATTAATTTAAATAAAAATTAGTTATCTTCCCCCACTGGATGTTAAACAACACCCAGTATAATATTATTAGGAAATATGAATAATATTATCGCCGGAAGACACATGCGGAAATAGAGTTTCCGGTCTAAATGAGGTAAAAATACTTTACCCATATTCTAAAAAAAGGGCCAAATAAGGCAATAAAACCTATTATTAAAAAAATGAAAGGAAAAAATTTCATATTGAATCTATTTAAAATAAAATCAAAAAATTCATTTGATAACGACTTATATACCCATCATTTATAATGTCCTAAAACAAAGTATAAATAGCATAATACTTTTTAAAATTATAAGAGCAAAACCATGAAAACTATACAAGACTGTCTATTAGAAAAAAACGCAACTGTAGAGGCCTTAGGACAGGGCAAACAATCTATTTTAATTAGGAACTATGAAAATACTTTGAAAGAATTTTTACTTTATCCTACTATTGAATATCTGGATGATGAAAAATACCTGGACAGCTTCCAAGATAAACATCATTCTTTTATCAAGAAAAATTCCAAGCCTGATATAGAAGGCCCTGAATTTGAAGTCAAATACTATGCCAAAGTGGAAGAAGAAATTAAAAAACCAGCCGCTAGTATTGAAACTATAAATAAGCACCATATGTGGACTGATGAGTATGTAAATGATTACATGAACGCTGATACTACCATTGTTTGGCTTTTAAGAGTTTACAAACTAAAAGAACCAGTGGTTATCAAAAGGACCAATGGTATGGTTTATGCTGATGTGGATGAAGCAATTTCCGTGGAAGATATTGAACCAGTATTATCTGATGCAGAATTTAATAAATTAAAAAAGAGTTTAAAATAGATCTTTTTCTATTTTAACTATAATTTTCCTTTTTAAAATAAATATTAAACATTTAAATATCCATATTTACTTAAATCACTATTTTTTAAGATTAGATACTAATTTACCAAGCATAATTAAATTTTTTTATCAAATTTAATTCTATATGGCCCCGTAGTAGATGATTACATATCAGACAATGTATAATCTATCTAATTTTTTTAAAGTTAATTTAGTAATTTTTTATTTTATTTATTTTTAAATTTAAATCATCAACTATTACAATTTAAATTATGATTAACTGATTTGGGCCATATCCCCTCGATTACTTTTCATAAGCTCTCCACAGTATTATACCACATGAAAATAACATAAGTCTATAGAACATTAATTAGGTGATAAAGATGGCCCTGAAAGTCTATGATTTAGTAAATAAAGCAGAAGAAATTGAAAATGCAACCATATATGTGGAAAATTATACCAATAAAGAGGATGCTAATGGAAAAGAAATCCACGTGGTAGAAATTAATTTAGAAGATACCGACACCGAAAAGGTCACCGGCCCCTATATCCTGGAAGCAGATACCAAATCGGCCCTGGACTCGCAAGTAAAATTCACCCTGGGTGCCTATTTCAAGAAAATAGACGTGGTAAATAAATTATATTAATATAACTCTATTCATTGAATATTTCTAAGTTTAATACTTTTTTAGATTATTTCCATGATTTTTAAATTAAATAACTTTTTTTAAAAAATAATAAAAAGAGAATCAGAATCAATGGGAAATAAAAATAATAAAAAAAGAATCACCATCAACGGAAAATAAAAAAAGAGGGTATTAATTACTAGGTACTGGGGAATCTTTTCATGTATTTGGATTTACGATAAACCTTTAAATAGTAATTAACTGCTGAATATTTAGTTTTAACATATCGGTTTCGGTAGTTACCCTCAATATCTGGAATTACAATTTTTAATTTGGTTTTAGAAACTTTTTTAAGATACCAGTTGTAAGTTCCATAGCGTTTATAAGTTCCCGATTTATATGGTTTTGAATAAAAAGCTTGTTTAAGCAATACATTATTCTTATTTTTCTTATAAACCGTGTAAACTAGTTTCACATATCCATGTTGGCCAGTATAAGTATAAACAACTTTTTTATCAAATTTTACCCAACTGGCTGCTGAGACTGGCTCAGAAAATTGAATTCCTGCTACCACAGCAAAAAATATTAACAAAAGAAAAACCGAATATTTTTTCATTTTATACCCCCTGAAAAATTTATTCAGATCATATAATATTTTTGAATAAAATGATATATAAAATATCACAATTAGAAAAAAAATTCTATATATATGCTATTTTTAAGGAAAAAAAGAATTTCTAGGAGTTTTAATAGTGAGTAATTAAGGAGTTCACTTTACACTGATGTGGTTTCAGTATAACTATCAAAATAAATCAGAGATAAATGATAATTTACCTAATTCTCAAGATATACAAAATAAGTAAGTAATTTAAGAAGTTTTTTTGAGTATAATAAACAATACCGTGCTTTTAAATCCTCAAAAATAAATAATGATTTTAATTATGCATTAATAAGGTTATATTATTTATGAAGTTTACCTTTTATTTTTCCTTCAGCTTCTTTAGCTTTCCCTTTAATCTCACCCTCAACTTCTTTAGCCTTTCCTTTAATTTCACCTTCTTTTAGTTTAGCTTTTCCTTTTAATTCGTCTGTTTTTTCTCCCATAAAATCCCTCCGTATTGTTTATTTAACATTTCAGATTATTATATGCTCTAAATCCAAAATTAAATAATCTGATATGAATTTAATAGGTATGGACCATTAGAATCTACTTATATAAATTATTCCAGGTTTTGGTACCAACCATTACCCGTACTCCCCTTGAGTTTAGGGATTATAAAACTTCTCATAACTGTTTGCAACATAACTTTGAACATATATCTATGGTTAAGAAGATATTTAGGCCGGGTATAAAATTTTAAGTAGGCCGTAGCTAGTTTTCTCTCCACCATTTTCTTGGTCAAACCCATTTGATCGTATTTCAAAAGCGGCTTAAGGACGGTGTATTCTTCCCAATCTTCATTATCAATTAAATTTTTTTCCTTAAGTTCATTGTAAATCGGTGTTCCAGGAAATGGCGTTAATATGGAGTATTGACTATAGTCAGGTTCAAGTTTTATAGAAAAATCAATTGTTTTATTAATATCCTCTTTAGTTTCTCCAGGATATCCTATGATAAAAGAAGTCAATACTTCTAAATCTGCATTTTTCGCAGTCTTAACCGCATTTTCAGCATTTTTAAGACTTATACCTTTTTTCATCAGGTCCAAAATACGCTGTGATCCGGATTCAACCCCATAATATATGGTTTTCATGCCTGAACTTTTTAGATTCTGAAGAAGACCTGAATCTACCCGGTCAACCCGTGATGATGCTACAAAACTCACATCCAGGCCTCTGGTTTTAATTTCATCTGCAATATCATGGGCCCGTTTTTTATTCAACATGAAGGTGTCGTCCATGAATCCAAAATCCACTATGTGGTATTTATCTATTAATTCTTCAATTTCATCCACTACATTATCTGGACTGCGCGATCTAAACTTTTTACCCATAATAAGTGATGATGAACAGTAGTTGCAGGAATATACACAACCTCTACTGGTTATTATTCCACCAGTTTGCTCTTTGGAAGCAGCATATGATTCAAATGGAACCAGATATCTAGCCGGGAAAGGTAAGGAATCAAGATCTTTTATTAAAGGTCTCTCAGGAGTAGATTTTATATTTCCAGTTTTTTGGTCTCTGAAAAAAATTCCCGGAACATTATCCATTTGTGGAACTTCCTGGAATGATTCATCCAGGATATCCACCAGGGTCTCTTCACCCTCACCCATAACTACTACATCCAGATCTTCAGAACTATTTAATGTTTCCAGGGGCATAAAAGTAGCATGAGGGCCACCAATCACCGTTAAAGATTCAGGTAGAATTTTTTTTATCATTTCCACATATTTCAATGCACTTTTTATGGTGGAGGTAGTGGCTGTAACCCCTACTACTTGTGGATTAAGCTTTTCTGCCATTTCAGAAACATTTTCATAACCCATCTGAAGTAGATCATCATCTACTATTTTCACGCTATAAGATTCCTTCTCCAATGACGAGGCCAGATACATGAGATTCATAGGCGGAGCTATAAAACCCAGTGCATTTTTCAATGCATTCTCATCATAAGGATTTATTAACATTGCATCAATGTTTTTATTCATGTTTTACCCTTTTTAAATTGATTAAGCTATTAATAAGAGTTAACATTAGTAATTAATAGTGTATTTCAGTCTCTCCATTTTTTGTTACTATAGTCCTGATGTCGTTGATTCCCTTCATCATCAGAATCTTCATCTCCATCCCTATATCTTCGGTTTCTACGATTGAATCTTGATATTAGAGATCCAACTGCAGCACCTATGGCACCCACGGCTATAACCATAATTATCTCTGATGGTGTGTTTAAGGGAACATAAGTAGACAACTGTGCAGAAAATGCCGCGATTTGGCCTTTGAATAAACTCAATAACCACAATATTATTGCCCCAGCAACACCCATGAATGCCCCATTAATAATTCCATCAAAAATATCCCCATATGAAATGTAGCCCACTATTATACCTGCGATTAAAAAACCAAATAGGGCCACCGGCAATCCTATAACCGATCCAATTCCAAGAAATGCTAAAACTACGGTAAATATAATTGCTAAAATAAATCCTTCAACCACAACCCCGATACTGGCCATTTAACATCCCCCTATTTAAAAAAAAAATATTATTTAATCATATGTATATCCCTAATATTTCACACATTTATTAATTTATATTAATTTTATGTACTTCTTGTTGTATTTTTGGTAGTTTAATGGTTAAAACCGAGTCTATAAAGTTAGCTGATGCTTCTTTAACTTTTATTTCTGAAGGAAGTTTAATGGTTCTTTTTGTTTCGCCGTAACTTCTCTCTTTTTGAATGAAATTAACGTCTTCCCCTTCCATTTCCTCTTCGAACTTTACCAGAATATCTATTCTATCACCAGCAATTCCAATATCAATAGCATCCTTTTTAACACCAGGAATGTCAATTTTTAAAATTATATTATCCATAGTTTCAATAACGTCTAATGATGGTTTGGGGGATGATGTGTAATCGGATAGAGTTTTTCCAACTTCAACTTGTTTGGATTTAATAGTATTCATTATGTCATTTAACAAGTTTTCAGTCTGATTTTTCTTTTTTTCAACTTCTTCTTGTACATCTTCCGTTTTATCCTTAGTATCCTCTTTTATATCATCTATTTTATCGGTCACATCATCCTTCTTATCAGATGCACTAGATTTTATATCATCTATTTTATCGCTCACATCATCCTTCTTATCAGATGCACTAGATTTTATATCATCTANNNNNNNNNNNNNNNNNNNNNNNNNNNNNNNNNNNNNNNNNNNNNCATCCTTCTTATCAGATGCACTAGATTTTATATCATCTATTTTATCGCTCACATCATCCTTCTTATCAGATGCACTAGATTTTATATCATCTATTTTATTTTTAGTATCCTTTTGGAGTTTACTTGACTTTTCTTTAGTATCCTCTTTTATTTCATCTATTTTATCGGCCACATCATCCTTCTTATCAGATGCACTTGATTTTATATCGTCCACTTTTTCATTCACATCTTTTTTATTAACCATAATAATCACTCCAAATTTTGATATGATAAAATCCAATTAGAAAATTATTCTTTCTTGAAAACTCTTCCTTTTATTAAAACTGTATCTCCAATAGCTTCAATACTTTCATAGGGTACTATTTTATTATCGCCTAGGCCAATTTTCGCAGATATTCCTGCTTCTTGTAAAATAATAGATTTCACCGTGTTTGTTGCAAAATCCCATTCTATATCTTTTACAATTCCTACTTGATCTCCGGATTCGTCAATTACAGATTTACCAGCCAATTCATCAACAATTTTCATATTTTCACCTTTGATTTTCTGGTTACTTTTGCAGTACCTTTTGACTATTGTTATATTTTTATAACCGTGATAATTCTATAAATTTTATTAAAGAATATGTCAATAATGCAGTTATAAACGCATTTAATCAATTTTTGGGGAATAATAACTTATTTAGTGATTAATATAAACAATAGAATACAATCTATACTATAAAACATGAATTGAATAATGATAATTATTAAAAGGATTTTTATGGTTAAAATTATAATATTAACTGGATTTTCTTAAATTTTAAAACCCTGATATTATATTTTGTTGAACAAACTCCTATCAATATATTAGTCTTACTAGTTATTAAGTATTTTTAAAAAAAACATAAAAATATATTTAATTAAAATTAATAAAATTATAAACCTTTTTAAGATTCTCTTCTAAGAAGTATGGTTCAAATCCTTCTTTTAGATTATAAATAGCTACTTTAGCAGTACTGCCCTGATTTAAAACATGAAATGAAGGGCAGAAAACCACAAAACTATTTTCTTCCTTGGTAATAAAAACAGGAACATTCATTTTTTGATTGTCAGCCATATTAGTATACTCCTATGCCGTACAATTTGCATATTCTATACTATTATTATATTCCTTTTATTAGATTAAGGTAATTAAAAATAAAAAGTTAAAGGTAATTTTTTTGTTTTACCTTTTTGTTTTGAATTTGTAGGTGTATGTTTTCACCAGATTGTTTCCAGCAAAGTCTTTAACTGCTTTATACGGTACATATACTTGGAACCATCTAAGAGAAGCTCTTTTATATTTGGTTTTGATGTAGAGTATGTTTCCTTTGATGTATTTGGTTATTGATACCTTTTTACCAGTTTTTAAGTCTTTGACATAGATTTTTGACCAATAAGTACTGGTTTTAAGGCTTTCACTGAATTTAAGGTACAAAGTAGCAGTTCTGGACTGTCCAGTCTTGAGATTTTTAGGATAGGTGTAAGTCACTTTAGGCGCAATTTTGTCAATCACGTACTTTTCCGTATAAACCGGTGAAATATTACCTCCCAGATCCACGGCAATGAACTTCAAAGTAGTAGTGGATGAGATGGTCAAATAACCCGTA
This is a stretch of genomic DNA from Methanobacteriales archaeon HGW-Methanobacteriales-1. It encodes these proteins:
- a CDS encoding restriction endonuclease, whose amino-acid sequence is MKTIQDCLLEKNATVEALGQGKQSILIRNYENTLKEFLLYPTIEYLDDEKYLDSFQDKHHSFIKKNSKPDIEGPEFEVKYYAKVEEEIKKPAASIETINKHHMWTDEYVNDYMNADTTIVWLLRVYKLKEPVVIKRTNGMVYADVDEAISVEDIEPVLSDAEFNKLKKSLK
- a CDS encoding LEA domain-containing protein produces the protein MGEKTDELKGKAKLKEGEIKGKAKEVEGEIKGKAKEAEGKIKGKLHK
- a CDS encoding B12-binding domain-containing radical SAM protein, producing MDAMLINPYDENALKNALGFIAPPMNLMYLASSLEKESYSVKIVDDDLLQMGYENVSEMAEKLNPQVVGVTATTSTIKSALKYVEMIKKILPESLTVIGGPHATFMPLETLNSSEDLDVVVMGEGEETLVDILDESFQEVPQMDNVPGIFFRDQKTGNIKSTPERPLIKDLDSLPFPARYLVPFESYAASKEQTGGIITSRGCVYSCNYCSSSLIMGKKFRSRSPDNVVDEIEELIDKYHIVDFGFMDDTFMLNKKRAHDIADEIKTRGLDVSFVASSRVDRVDSGLLQNLKSSGMKTIYYGVESGSQRILDLMKKGISLKNAENAVKTAKNADLEVLTSFIIGYPGETKEDINKTIDFSIKLEPDYSQYSILTPFPGTPIYNELKEKNLIDNEDWEEYTVLKPLLKYDQMGLTKKMVERKLATAYLKFYTRPKYLLNHRYMFKVMLQTVMRSFIIPKLKGSTGNGWYQNLE
- a CDS encoding heat-shock protein Hsp20, with the translated sequence MKSSASDKKDDVSDKIDDIKSSASDKKDDVTDKIDDIKEDTKDKTEDVQEEVEKKKNQTENLLNDIMNTIKSKQVEVGKTLSDYTSSPKPSLDVIETMDNIILKIDIPGVKKDAIDIGIAGDRIDILVKFEEEMEGEDVNFIQKERSYGETKRTIKLPSEIKVKEASANFIDSVLTIKLPKIQQEVHKININ
- a CDS encoding photosystem reaction center subunit H, which produces MKIVDELAGKSVIDESGDQVGIVKDIEWDFATNTVKSIILQEAGISAKIGLGDNKIVPYESIEAIGDTVLIKGRVFKKE